The genomic window TTCACCACCCCTCCCGCGTAGCCTGACAGGGGGCTGAAGTGAGGTGGGAGTCGTGGTCAGGGAGCCGTCATGAAATTCGGCCATTTACCCTGGAACAGGTCTTTGAGTGCCTGGGTTGCACAGACGCGGTTTTTGCGGCAGGTGGAGAGGAAGCTGCGGATGCGGCAGAAGACGGCGGCGCCATCCTGGGAGCGGAAGCAGCCGGAGATCTTCTGGTGGACCTTGGTCATCCGGAGGTCGTTTTCGGCCTGATTGTTCGAGAATGGAACCTGGGGATCGTTCAGGAACATGAGGACGCCGTGCTCATGTTCCCGCAATCGCTCCAACAGG from Magnetococcales bacterium includes these protein-coding regions:
- a CDS encoding transposase, whose protein sequence is LLERLREHEHGVLMFLNDPQVPFSNNQAENDLRMTKVHQKISGCFRSQDGAAVFCRIRSFLSTCRKNRVCATQALKDLFQGKWPNFMTAP